One genomic segment of Mytilus galloprovincialis chromosome 5, xbMytGall1.hap1.1, whole genome shotgun sequence includes these proteins:
- the LOC143075898 gene encoding uncharacterized protein LOC143075898, translated as MDNENADYFSRLLISMLEVLGFSAEQIRFNKYSYNFPYYVHRLLLPDIDHPIYVGSIAEGLLPGTFYRGEQPDTDAILTFFEEFNVVQSDIKLSTLEIKAIKEHPGYRLLAINDTDFPGYVLLYAPHKQPFNMKNVHIELNDDFFPNNAFRKLAVRRSKADDEDLDHDVSNEYDLNGPSVTEKYFNPFYKNKSCMKGPSLIRDNVPCLAYLHWPTLADEWKLRFKSNGWLNEEIVRKVVSKQCLLAPVGHRDCDENEMQWRISFRGEGLIFEQLNIIQLYCFIVLKIILKDDLKELLPDSNKTILSSYCIKHLIFWCIETTENISWSQENFVACVHLCLSRLQTYLKDRNLPHYIIPARNLFTSKMTPGLTITLQDAIQKYIQDITNVINLRTFDFVRGLYQQNIQLEMYREASIIVCYCTQKLDKLFFHYSQSNLFWVKYNRVVTEESIETYEHVLNGISAANDKAVFRDLFSLLTKSILCVLSYSYYRKNHDDKYLKNVAIYLNTTLCSNISSLQLRSATILFMEERFDECITVCGNLLKKRLNVIPMKKTFYYIVQKVRDVTKLCMAINQLEQLNHIRRKMLADAYSLESKPSTYILSENSKGADIMKIVDSSRHHFYVRYMTAEMWAVPDVIQFELLSVPTKLKKHLSDGCPCPKYDQVPGIQMHPLLICYLLLFLSFDRREDFSMRNSILRKLNYLKRDDVSVDNDNGVLLYNILAYYNGKADHKEKAAKYVVQSLKIFPSRQNAAFGYLKNIIQQSLKFISNI; from the coding sequence ATAACGAAAATGCAGATTACTTTTCCCGGTTACTTATAAGCATGCTTGAAGTATTGGGGTTTTCGGCTGAACAGATAAGATTTAATAAATATTCATACAACTTCCCGTACTATGTTCATAGACTTTTACTACCTGACATAGACCATCCGATATACGTTGGTAGTATAGCAGAAGGACTATTGCCAGGTACATTCTATCGAGGTGAACAGCCGGATACTGATGCAATCCTAACATTTTTCGAGGAATTCAACGTAGTTCAAAGCGACATAAAGCTTTCAACCTTGGAAATTAAAGCGATAAAAGAACATCCAGGATATCGCCTCCTAGCCATCAACGATACGGACTTCCCTGGGTATGTTTTGCTTTACGCTCCCCATAAACAACCATTCAATATGAAAAACGTTCATATCGAACTAAATGATGACTTTTTTCCCAATAATGCATTCCGCAAGCTAGCTGTTCGAAGATCAAAGGCTGATGATGAAGATTTAGATCATGATGTATCGAATGAATATGACTTGAATGGACCGTCAGTGAcagaaaaatatttcaatccattttacaaaaataaaagttgtatgAAAGGACCGTCACTGATTAGGGACAATGTACCATGTTTGGCCTATCTTCATTGGCCTACTTTAGCTGATGAATGGAAACTTCGATTCAAGTCAAATGGGTGGCTAAATGAAGAAATAGTGAGAAAGGTCGTGTCCAAACAGTGCTTACTAGCCCCAGTTGGACACCGCGACTGTGACGAAAATGAAATGCAATGGCGAATATCTTTTAGAGGTGAGGGATTGATATTTGAACAGCTAAatataattcaattatattgctttattgttttgaaaattatattgaaagATGACTTAAAAGAATTGCTGcctgacagcaataaaacaatcTTATCATCCTATTGTATAAAACATCTGATTTTCTGGTGCATAGAAACAACGGAAAATATTAGCTGGAGTCAGGAAAATTTTGTTGCctgtgttcatttatgtctttcaaGATTGCAAACATATTTAAAAGACAGAAACTTACCTCATTACATTATTCCGGCAAGGAATTTATTCACTTCAAAAATGACACCTGGTCTCACTATTACATTACAAGATGCgattcaaaaatatattcaagACATAACAAATGTAATCAATTTGAGAACATTTGACTTTGTCCGCGgattatatcaacaaaatatccAGTTAGAAATGTATAGGGAAGCTTCTATCATTGTGTGTTATTGCACCCAAAAATTAGATAAACTGTTTTTCCACTATAGTCAATCAAATTTATTTTGGGTAAAATACAACAGAGTAGTAACTGAAGAAAGCATAGAAACATACGAACATGTTTTGAACGGAATAAGTGCCGCTAATGATAAGGCTGTTTTCAGAGATCTATTTTCTTTGCTCACAAAAAGCATTCTATGCGTGTTGTCGTATTCGTACTACAGAAAAAATCATGACGataagtatttaaaaaatgtaGCAATATATTTGAATACAACACTTTGTTCTAACATATCATCCTTACAACTAAGGTCAGCTACCATTTTGTTCATGGAAGAAAGATTTGATGAATGTATCACTGTATGTGGAAATCTATTGAAAAAACGATTAAATGTCATACCAATgaagaaaacattttattatattgttcAAAAAGTGAGGGATGTTACCAAATTGTGTATGGCAATCAATCAGCTTGAACAACTCAATCACATCCGACGAAAGATGTTAGCTGATGCATATTCCTTAGAAAGTAAGCCTTCTACATATATTCTATCTGAAAACTCCAAAGGAGCGGATATAATGAAGATCGTGGATTCTTCCAGACACCACTTTTACGTACGGTACATGACTGCGGAAATGTGGGCCGTTCCCGATGTTATTCAATTTGAACTTCTGTCAGTGCCTACTAAACTGAAGAAACATTTAAGTGATGGTTGTCCGTGTCCAAAATATGATCAAGTTCCTGGAATACAAATGCATCCTCTTCTTATATGTTATTTGCTACTTTTCTTAAGTTTCgacagaagagaagatttttctatGAGAAATTCAATACTACGAAAACTGAATTATCTCAAAAGAGATGACGTCTCGGTTGACAATGACAATGgcgttttattatataatattctTGCGTATTACAATGGCAAAGCAGACCATAAGGAAAAAGCAGCAAAATATGTAGTACAATCCTTAAAAATATTTCCGTCGCGCCAGAATGCAGCTTTCGGATATCTGAAAAACATTATTCAACAGTCATTGAAATTTATATCGAATATTTGA